TTTCATCGGCGACTTTTATATCTTATTACATTTTAAAACTTATTGCAAGCTTTTTTTAAAAGTTTATTAAAACTTTCTTGTCGCTTTTACATTAAGTTAGCAGCGACAAAAACTAATATACTATTTTTTATGCAACTATGTCAACTGCTTTTTAAAAATAATATAGAGAAGACAGCGCATTGCTCATGCCGTCTTCTCTATTTATATCAATATTGTTCTTTCTTCTAAATAAACGTTATTATTCTTCTTCAGGTATTTCCGGCTCTTCAAGCATTTCGCTTTTTACTTCTTTAATTCCATCTTCCGTATCTTCAACTTCCTCCGATATTTCCACTTTAGCTACTGTAGCTACTTCTTCCTGTTCTCCAAGACGAATCAATTTTACACCTTGTGTATTCCGCCCCATAGAAGAAATATCGTTGACACACAGACGAATAATAATACCTGCTGATGTCACTAGCATTAAATCATTCTTCTCATTTACTACTTTCAATCCTACAATAACACCATTACGTTCTGTTAAATGGAGCGTCTTAATCCCTTTTCCACCACGTGTTTGGAAGCGATAGGAAGAAAGCGGCGTACGCTTACCATAACCAAACGATGTAACGATTAAAACATCCGCATCAGCCTCAGCGATATCCATATCAATAACTCGATCGTCATTGCTTAGATGAATGCCTTTTACCCCCGTAGCGGAACGTCCCATAATACGCACATCTTTTTCAGAGAAAAGAATGGACATTCCTTTCTCCGTTCCAATAATGATATTCTGGTCGCCATCCGTCAACCGGACGCTGATTAACTCATCATCTTCTCGCAAATTAATCGCAAAAAGGCCTATACGACGAATATTACTAAAAGAAGTAAGATCCGAACGTTTAACGATCCCCTGTTTGGTGGCAAAGAATAAATAATGATTATCTGTAAATTCTTTAATCGGGATTACCGTCTGGATGTACTCGCCCTGCTCGATTTGCAACAGATTGATAATTGGAATTCCTTTAGCGGTACGTCCTAACTCCGGAATTTCATATGCTTTTAAACGATACACTTTTCCTTTATTCGTAAAGAAAAGAAGATAGTGGTGGGAATTTGTAGTGATGAGATGTTGTGCAAAATCATCCTCATGCGCTCCCATTCCCTGTATTCCACGTCCACCCCGTTTCTGCGCGCGGTACGTGTCCACCGGTAAACGCTTAATGTAGCCACGATGAGTAAGAGAGATGACGACCTCTTCCTGCGGGATTAAGTCTTCATCTTCGATATTATTCATATCGACTGTAATTTCAGTACGACGCTCATCACCGTATTTTTCTCTGATTTCAGTCAGCTCTTCATTTATTATGGCCAAGATTTTATTCTCGTCACCAAGAATCGCCCTCAATTCCTCAATAAGCGAGGACAGCTCGTTATATTCATCGGTCAAACGTTCAATAGATAAACCTGTTAAAGCCTGCAGGCGCATATCAAGAATCGCGTTCGCCTGCTCCAGCGTGAAACCAAGCGGGACTTCTCGTCCTTTCATCGCAAACGAATCAGCCATTAAGAAACCACGTGCTTCTTCCCGGTCGGAAGCAGAACGGATTGGACCTTCGCGGTCAACTAAGTCATCCACAATATCGATGGCTTTCAGTAAACCTTCTACAATGTGAATTCTCGCTTCCGCTTTTCGCAGATCATATTCCGTCCGACGGCGAATAATTTCTTTCTGGTGTTCCAGATAATAATAAAGCATTTGTTTCAGGTTTAGTATGCGTGGTTCATTGTTTACTAATGCGAGCATATTAATCCCAAAGCTTGTCTGCATAGCGGTATGTTTATATAAATTGTTGAGTACAATCTGCGGATTCACATCCCGACGCAGATCAATTACAATGCGCATCCCGTTGCGATCAGATTCATCACGCAAATCAGTAATACCTTCCAATTTTTTCTCACGTACCAGCTCAGCAATTTTTTCAATTAGACGCGCTTTATTCACTTGATACGGTATTTCAGATACAATAATTCTAACTTTATTTCCATTTTCTTCGATTTCAGCTTTTGCACGAATAATGACGGAGCCTCGTCCCGTTTCATAAGCTCTGCGAATACCGCCTCGTCCCATAATCAAAGCGCCTGTCGGAAAATCAGGTCCAGTGATTAGTTCCATTAAGTCCCGGTTCGAACAATCAGGGTTTTCAATCAAATGCAGGACCCCGTTAATTACTTCCGTAAGATTATGGGGAGGAATATTCGTCGCCATCCCAACCGCAATACCTGCTGCGCCGTTTACGAGAAGATGTGGAAGACGCGCTGGCATAACTAGCGGTTCCTGCTCATTACCGTCATAGTTCGGACCGAAGTCAATCGTATCTTTTCCAATGTCCCGCATCAATTCGGTCGCGATTTTTGACATCCGTGCTTCTGTATAACGCATAGCTGCTGCCGAATCGCCGTCTACCGATCCGAAGTTACCATGTCCATCCACCAACGGATAGCGATAGGAGAAATCCTGCGCCATCCGAACCATCGTTTCATATACTGCCGCGTCGCCGTGTGGATGATATTTACCGATGACATCCCCTACGATACGCGCCGATTTCTTATACGGCTTATCCGGGGTTACACCCATCTCGTTCATCGCAAACAAAATCCGACGATGAACAGGCTTCAGACCATCACGAACATCTGGAAGAGCGCGGCTTACAATTACGCTCATCGCATATTCGAGAAATGACTCGCGCATCTCCTGGTTTATATTAATATCGATAACATTAGATTGTTGCTCGGCCATTAAACTACCTCCGTCGTTCAACGTTTATTAGGCCCACTCACGACAGGTCGCAATCTTTTTGCCCATAAGTTTTATTATACCATTTATCTCCGATTACGGACAAAAATAAGCCCTCTTACGAGAGAAGAAGGCCTATTTTTTATTAAATATCGAGGTTTCGTACTTTTTTCGCGTTTTCCTGAATGAAATCGCGTCGTGGTTCGACTCTTTCTCCCATCAGCATCTCAAAAATTTCATCCGCTTGCATCGCATCCTGTAGTGCTACACGAAGTAGTGTGCGGCTTTCCGGATCCATCGTCGTCTCCCATAGTTGCTCCGGATTCATCTCGCCCAAACCTTTATACCGTTGAATATTCGGCTCTGGACGCGCAGGGGACTCTGCGCGGATTTTGTTCAATTCATCATCGTTATACGCATAGCGTACTACTCTACCCTGCTGGAATTTATACAATGGTGGCTGCGCTATATATACATAACCATTTTCCACAAGGGGTCGCATATACCGGTAGAAGAAAGTAAGAAGCAGCGTACGAATATGCGCGCCATCTACGTCAGCATCTGTCATAATAATAATCTGATGATATCGTGCCTTGGAGATGTCGAAATCTTCTCCAATACCCGTACCAAGTGCGGTAATAATAGCTCTAATTTCCGCATTGGACAGAATCTTATCCAATCGCGCTTTTTCCACGTTTAGAATCTTACCTTTAAGCGGCAGAATAGCCTGGAATTTGCGATCCCGCCCCTGTTTGGCTGAACCGCCGGCGGAGTCACCCTCAACGATATACAATTCGCTGATAGACGCATCCCGACTGGAGCAGTCGGCCAATTTACCCGGCAAAGAACTGAACTCCAACGCATTTTTTCGGCGAGTTAGCTCCCTGGCTTTCCGGGCAGCTTCCCGGGCCCTGGACGCCATTAAGGACTTCTCTACGATCCGCTTCGCTTCTTGTGGATGCTCCTCTAAGTAAATAAAAAAGTTTTCAGCAAACAAAGATTCCGTTATGCCTCGCGCTTCACTATTCCCGAGCTTTGTTTTTGTCTGCCCTTCAAATTGAGGGTCAGGAATTTTCACGCTAATAATCGCAGTCAATCCTTCTCGCACATCATCGCCCGTCAGATTGTCGTCTTTTTCTTTCAAGAGATTGTGCTTACGAGCATAATCGTTAATAACACGGGTTAGTGCGCTTTTGAAACCAGATTCGTGCGTACCGCCTTCATGCGTATGGATATTGTTCGCATACGAATAAATATTGCTTGCGAATGAATCATTATACTGAAGAGCGATTTCTACCATCAATCCGTCTTTTTCCCCTTCAAGGAAAATCGGAGGTTCATGCAATTTTTCTTTATTTTTATTTAAATACTCGACAAAAGAGAGAATACCGCCTTCGTAATGGAATTCCTCTTCTTTACCTATCCGTTCATCATGAAGGGTAATTCGTACACCACGGTTCAAAAAAGAGAGCTCACGTAGACGTTTTTGTAGTATTTCATAATCATACACAGTCGTTTCTGTAAAAATTTCCGGATCAGGCATAAAAGTAACTTTTGTTCCGGTATCTTCCGCTTCACCTACGACCGTTAATTCATCAATAGGTCCACCTATCTCAAAATGCTGGACATACCGTTTCCCATTCCGCTTTACTTCAATGGCAAGCTCTTTGGAGAGAGCATTTACTACCGATACACCTACACCATGCAAGCCACCAGATACTTTATATCCTTCCCCGCCAAATTTACCGCCAGCATGCAAAACGGTGAGAACGGTTTCTACTGTTGATTTCCCGGTTTTCTCATTGATCTCGGGTGGAATACCACGTCCATTATCAGTCACAGTGATGCTGTTATCTTCGTGCACATAAACGTGTATATTATCACAGTAACCTGCAAGAGCTTCATCGATACTGTTGTCAACAACTTCCCACACAAGATGGTGCAAACCACGACTGCTTGTGGAACCGATATACATACCCGGACGCTTCCGTACCGCCTCTAGACCTTCGAGGACCTGAATTTGGCTTGCTCCATAATTGTTTTGTGTATTTTCTGCCATATAAGCCTCACCTGCTTTCCAAGAAATTAGCACGACGCTTTAACGTCAGCGATGAAATCGGGGAACAGTATATTTTGTCTGCCGTCACTACGTATGATTTCGTTTGCTCACTATCCAACATAACCATACGACCGCCCTCCTCTGCCTTCTGCAGAAATTGCCGGGTAATTTTAGAGGATTGCTTCATGTGAAAATCCAAGATTGTGATGACGTCTTTGGCCCGCACAACCATTTCGCCGCCCAAATGAATAAACATGTTCGTCCTCCTTATATGTCCCGTGTAATGGTTCCTTGCTTTACCCGGTAAATAGAGGCCTGCTGCAACGTCTGATGGTACAGGCCTTCTACCCCTGTCGTTGTAACAAACGTTTGGACTCGGTCTTTAATATTCTGCAAAAGATGCGATTGCCGATTAGCGTCCAACTCAGACAGCACATCATCGAGGAGAAGCAGAGGATATTCCCCCACTTCCTGATGGATCAGTTCGATTTCTGCCAATTTTAACGAGAGGGCGGTTGTACGCTGCTGTCCCTGTGATCCATACTGATGTACGCTTGTACCGTTAATGAAGAAGTGAATGTCATCCCGATGTGGTCCTGCCAGGCTGGTGCCGCGAGCGATTTCGCGGTCTTTGATGGAGTTAAGATGACGATAGGCAGCCTCTTCCGCTTCACTCTCCGACATCTCCGCCGTAACAGGCAGCGTACTTTCATAGGAGAGAGTCAGCGTCTCTCTTCCCTCAGTAATCTGCGCGTGAATTTCTTGGCCCCATTCTTCCAGTTTATCCATAAAAATAAATCGTTTGTGCAGCACTTTGGCCGCCAGCTGGGCCAGTTGTACGTTGTAAATATCCAGCATATCGCCAAACGGCCTGCCTATCTGCAGCTCTTTCATTGCTTGATTACGCTGGTGAACCAACTTCTGATACTGCAGAATATGATACAGGTAAGACTTGGATACTTGACCGATTTCCATATCAAGAAAACGTCGTCGAACATTTGGACTGCCCTTTACGATGCTCAAATCTTCCGGAGCAAACATGACAACATTCATCGCACCAATATAATCGCTTAATCTTCGCTGCTCCAATTGATTAACTTTGGCTCTCTTCCCTTTGGAAGTCAACTGGATATCCAGGTTTATAGGGCCAATCCGTCGGTCTACCCGGCAGGATAGGCGGGCAAACGGAGCGTCCCACTGAATAAGCTCCTTATCTTTGCTTGTTCTATGCGATTTGGCCATCGCAAGCACATAAATAGACTCCAGCATGTTGGTTTTTCCCTGTGCATTTGGGCCGACGAAAAGTACGATTGGAGCGTCGAAATGTACGTGGACATGGTCGAAGTTTCTATATTGTGTTAGTTCCAATTCTTTTAGTATCAAACCGTTTTCCCTCCCGGCCCCTACGCTATTCTATATAAATCAAGCATACCGGTGGTTACTCTTCGGCTTGATGCGAGACTTCATACATGCCGAATCCTTCTACGTACACCACATCTCCATTATACAACTTTTTGCCCCGACGATTCTCTGCTTCCCCATTTACTTCGATATATGTTTCAGCAAGGAAGAACTTCGCCTGTCCGCCTGTATCAATAATCTCGGCTAATTTTAGAAATTGTCCGAGGGGAATATATTCAGTCATAATCGTAACTTGCCGTTTGTTCATAAGTAATAACCCGCTCTCTACTGATTTGTTCTGACAGGCAGAATAAGATGGAGAATCCAGTCATGTTCCGTCGGACGAATAATAAATGGACTCATAGCTCCGGTAAATTCGACACGAATCTCACCGCTGTCTACTGCCCTCAGCGCATCAATCATGTACTTCGCGTTAAATGAAATCTTTACGTCCTCTCCGTCTACAGAAGAAGGAACGACCTCCTCCGTCACTTTACCGACTTCTGGCGTATTAGACGAGAGCTCTACCACGCCATCAGGGCGGGTAAATAAACGAACAACATTGTTTTTTCCATCTCTTGCTAACAAGCTTGCCCGTTCAATCGCTCCAAGAAACTCTTTGGTCGATAAAATTATTTCTGTTTTCATATTTTGTGGAATGATGCGACTTGTATCCGGGTATGTGCCATCTAAAATGCGAGAGTAAAAAAGCACATAACTCACCTTTACAAGAATCTGATTGTCTGTAATAACAAGATCCACCAACTGGTCATCGTCCGGCAAAATTTTGCTTAGTTCAATCAGACTTTTACCTGGAATAATAATATTGTCAAAGCTTAATTCTGATGTGGATTCAACCGTCGCTTTTCTTGTGGTTAGACGATGGCTATCCGTCGCTACAAAAGAAAGAATTCCTTCCGACAAGTTCCACATGACACCTGTCAAAATCGGACGTGTCTCGGTGGTAGCCACCGCAAAAACAGTTTGACGAATCATCGTCTTGAGTAAGTCAGCAGGAAGGCTTAGCACCTTGTCCTCTTCTATCTGCGGCAGGCGTGGATAATCTTCAGCATTCATGCCATTCAAATTGAACTCTGAGCGGCCGGAAGAAATGGTTGTAACAAAACGGTCGTTTACAGATATCGTTACTTGTTCACCCGGCAATTTCCGCACAATTTCCCCAAAAAAGCGGGATGGAAGCACGATGCTGCCCGGCGTTATGTTCTCAATCCATTGATGGTCACCGGATTCCATCGGAATGTATTGCTCAATAGAGACATCCGAATCACTTGCAGTTAGCGTAACACCGTCCTCATGTGCAACGATTTTAATACCGGTAAGAATCGGAATTGTTGTTCTGGATGATACAGCTTTGCTCACTGTATTAATCGCATTTGTCAGTTGGTCTCTTTGAATCGTGAACTCCATTGTGTCCCCCTCTAGGAATTTTACTTGTCATTTTATCATATACTTATAATTTATTCTTTTTTTAAAACATAGTAATAGTAATAGGGCCGGTGGATATGTGAATAAGTTATATGAGAAAAGAAATATAGCCTATACACATGTGGATAACTTTGTGTACAGGCTATGTTGATTATTCACATTTATGCACAGGTTCAACTTGAAAATTAACGTCCGTTTTTGATTGTATCGATAAGTTCCTGAACGGTGGCTTGCATCTGGCGATCACTTTGCAAGATTTGTGTAATTTTTTCATGCGCATGAATCACTGTTGTATGATCGCGTCCTCCGAACTCTTCCCCGATTTTCGGAAGAGAGTAATCAGTAAGCTCTCGTGACAAGTACATGGCGATTTGCCGTGGGAATGCGACCGATTTCGTACGTTTCTTCGCTTTAAAATCCTCCATCTTAAGATCGAAGTATTCTCCCACCACTTGTTGAATGACAGCGATATTAATAATGCGCGGTTTATTGGAAGGAATAATGTCTTTTAATGCTTCCATGGCTAATTCCGTATCGATGTCTCGGTTAATTAAAGAAGAATAAGCAACGACACGAATCAACGCGCCTTCCAGTTCGCGAATATTCGTATCGATTTGATTAGCTATATACACCATGACTTCATTAGGGATTTCCAGGTTTTCTGCTTTCGCCTTTTTACGTAAAATTGCAATTCGCGTTTCCAAATCTGGTGGCTGGATATCGGTAATTAGTCCCCATTCGAAACGGGAGCGTAACCGGTCTTCCAGCGTCGGAATTTCCTTTGGCGGCCGGTCGCTTGAAATGACGATTTGTTTGCTTTCTTCATGTAGCGCGTTAAACGTATGGAAGAATTCCTCCTGGGTTTGCTCTTTACCCGCCAGAAATTGAATATCATCAATTAGCAGAATATCGACATTGCGATATTTGTTGCGAAAATTAACGGTTTGGTTGTCCCGAATGGAGTTGATGAATTCATTGGTGAACTTCTCAGAAGAAAGATAGACGACACGTGCGTTTGGTTTCTGTTCCAAAACGTAGTGGCCAATCCCATGCATAAGGTGCGTTTTACCGAGCCCTACGCCTCCATAAATAAAGAGCGGATTGTAAGCCTTTGCAGGCGCTTCGGCGACTGCAAGGGAGGCTGCATGCGCAAAACGATTACCAGCTCCGATGACGAATGTGTCGAATGTATACTTCGCATTCAGCATGGTCTGCGGGTAATCGTCGTGTGAGTTGTTGCGGTTTCCTTTTGATGACGGAACTGAGTCGATATCGGTCTCGCTTTGCTGGGAGTTTGAGGTGGGAATCACAAACTTAATTGTAATAACTTTGCCGGTTACCTCATACAATGTTTCAGAAATGAGTTCAGAATATCTGGATTCCAGCCAATCCCGGGTAAATTCGTTGGGAGCCGTAATCAAAAGTGTACTGTCGTCAAGCGACGAGGCTTTCGTCGATTTTAGCCAGGTTTCAAAGCTGGGCTTGCTAATGCGGGTTTGTATATGTGAGAGTGTTGTGTCCCAAAGTTCTTTCACGTTGGTAACCATGTGTCTCCTCCCTTCTCCTTCCCATATTCGGTCTTCCGACATGTCATTATGTTTGCCGGATTCTCTCTTTTTTAAAGAAGAAGTATGTGCTGCGTAGTGGGCGGCAAGCCAAATCGCTGTGGATAACAGGTTTCTAATTTTCCTGAGAAAATAGAAGGCTTTGCCGCGAATTTCAACAAAATCCCCAATGTTGTGGATTGGTTGTCCACATACGGTTAAAAATGTCCACAGTTTTATCCACATGCTGTGGATAATTAACTTATGCCCGTGTAGTTATCCACCGGTTAAAACAAAATTATGATAGCAGATAAAGCTTCTAACCGCAACGATTTTTTCTTACTTATCCACAAACTCTACAAGTTGTGTATGAAAGATATTCACACCACTAGATTTTGTGAATAACCAGCGGGGGAAATTGTAGATAATTAAATTCGGGAAATAATTTTATACACAGATGATTTGGGAAATAAAAAAATGTGGATAATAAAGTTCAACTTGACAGTTCGTTGGGGAGATATATATAATAATCTAGACTGTCTATAATGTGATAATTTTGGATGGAACCTTCCCAAGGAGGTGGATATAATGAAACCGACTTTTAACCCGAACAATCGTAAGCGTAAAAAAGTTCATGGCTTCCGCGCTCGTATGAGCACAAAGAACGGCCGCAAAGTTCTTGCGAACCGTCGCAGAAAAGGAAGAAAAGTATTGTCAGCATAAGGCCACTCTTACAGTGGCCTTTTCTACCGTTTTATTGGAACATAAAGAGGAAAGAACAGCAGCAGTAAGGAGTGTGTCCCTTGTATCGCAAAAATCGTTTGCGAAAAAATGAGGAATTCCAGATTGTATTCAAACAGGGCACTTCCGTTGCGAACCGCCAGTTCGTCATCTATTCCTTAAAGAAAGAAGGGCAGGAAGACTTCCGACTAGGGGTCTCCGTCAGTAAAAAGATGGGGAACGCGGTAACTCGCAATCGGTTGCGGCGTACCATTAAGGAAGCCATTCGTTTGCGTGCGGACGAAATTAAGCAGGATCTCGATTTTATCGTGATCTGCCGCCTGCCGGCTGTGGAGCTGGAGTTTCATCAATTTAAAGAAAGCCTGTATCACTGCATGAGAAAAGCCCAAGTATTTAAAGGAATGAAAAAGGGGAAAAACACATCTTCATAACGCTTGTTCAGAAAGTTTTCATTTTTTCTGTCCGTTCAGTATACTGGATGAAAATACATACGTTGCAAGGAGGAATTTTCTTGCTTCCCAAGCGATTGAAAATAGCGTTGCTTTTTGCTTTAATCGCTATATTTTCCGCAGGATGTACTGCCGCTAATCCTAACAATCCGCTGCCGATTAATCCGGAGGGCGGAATTTGGGACAAGTTTTTCGTGTATCCACTTTCCTGGATGCTGCAAAAATCAGCGGAGTTTGCCGGCGGGAGCTATGGCATTGCGATTTTGATTGTAACCGTTCTCGTTCGTCTAGCAATTTTACCATTAATGGTAAAACAAATGAAAAGTAGCAAGAAGATGCAGGAGCTACAGCCTGAGATGATGAAGCTGCGCGATAAGTATAAGAGTGATCCGCAACGTTATCAGCAGGAGATGATTAAGCTTTATCAAGTGCATCAGATTAATCCACTTTCCGGCTGTCTGCCAATTTTAATCCAGATGCCGATCCTGCTTGCTTTTTATCATGCGATTATTCGTACAGGCGAGATTCGGTCCCACGATTTTCTGTGGCTGCAGCTAGGCGCCAAAGATCCATTCTTTATTCTGCCTGTTCTTGCGGCTGCGACGACGTATTTGCAACAATGGATGATGATGCGGAATAGCCCGGCAACTGCCGAGAATCCGCAAATGAAGATGATGCTTTACCTTATGCCGGTAATGATTCTGGTCATTTCCGTTACGCTTCCGTCAGCCCTGTCTCTATACTGGGTATACGGAAACATTTTTACAATTGTTCAAACGTATTTCCTTTATCGAAATACTGCCCCTGTTGGTAGTACGACTCCTAAACCTAAAGGAGGAAAGACCAAGTGAAAAAGGTGACGGCGACGGGAAAAACGGTAGAAGATGCGATTCAGTCGGCTTTGCAACAGCTGCAGTCGACGCGTGATATGGTAACATATCATGTGCTTGAAGAACCGAGTAAGGGATTCTTCGGTTTAATTGGCGTCCGCGATGCAAAAGTGGAAGTCATTCTGCAGGATAAGCCGGCGGATAATGAAGATATGGCTGTCGTACAAGAATCGTCTGCAAGTGAACCTGTGCCTGAACCTGAACTAGCAACAGCTGTTTCTTTACCGGAAGAAGAAACGGAAGATCTGCTGATTCGAGCAGCGAAGGTGGATGCAATCCGTCAAGGTAAGGCATTTCTTGAAGAAGTTCTTGCTACGATGGGCCTCGATATAGAGGTGGAGGAGCAAACCCAGGATGGCAATCCGGTATTCATCATTA
The Aneurinibacillus migulanus genome window above contains:
- the jag gene encoding RNA-binding cell elongation regulator Jag/EloR, translated to MKKVTATGKTVEDAIQSALQQLQSTRDMVTYHVLEEPSKGFFGLIGVRDAKVEVILQDKPADNEDMAVVQESSASEPVPEPELATAVSLPEEETEDLLIRAAKVDAIRQGKAFLEEVLATMGLDIEVEEQTQDGNPVFIINGSGLGLIIGRRGQTLDSLQYLVNVVANRHADKRVRIVLDAENYRAKRKEALGQLADRMASQVARTRKPVRLEPMNPAERKVIHSRLQKHPKVETFSEGTEPYRRVVIAIKK